The Bos taurus isolate L1 Dominette 01449 registration number 42190680 breed Hereford chromosome 18, ARS-UCD2.0, whole genome shotgun sequence nucleotide sequence TAATATATCCTTTGTAAAAGAGTTGCTTTTAATTGAGACATCTATGAATTCAAAGTAAATTAAAATCCTCTCAATCAGCCTGTAGTTTCCCTTAGTGCACTAATCCAGTGGTTTTCAAAAGAAATGGCACTGTACTGAACGAGGTTAGGAATTATGTAACAGTGTTTTGGGGTGTCACAATGGCTTGGGGGCATTATGGGCAAAGTAGGAGGGACCAGATATGCAAAAACATCCTGTTCTGTACAGCCAGTGTGACTATAAATTTCAACAGTAACTCCTCTGAGAAGTACACTAGTTACTACaaaaaggctttttaaaagtATCATTATCATTGTTCATTctatcttaatttgcatttcttagtCTTTGAACACCAATTTGGGAAATCTCTCCacatacagaaaaatgaaaaaggattaATATTACTCATAATCGTGACCTAAATTTTATATCATCATTAGGCTCAAGAAATTGTAACAATGAGGAACTGCTGTAGGGCTTGGGCTGTGAGTAATTGAAATTGTACTTTACATTTTTACTTAGATAATGCCATACAGCTGTGGGCCATTTGCTGGGTTCCCCCCAAAAGAACTGCCAAAAGACAAAGTGAGATGGCAATAAACAGCATTATTTGGAAATGAAGACAACCAGATTACATATTTTTACTGCCTATATTCACTTTTACATGTGAAGTGCTggcattttttcttatttttgaaagcAAAGAACAGcaccattcaaaaaataaaaatcaagagaatctttatatttaaaaaaaagatactaaaatattaaaatatttatagatggAAATGAGATATCTGAAAATTCCTTCAAAATGGGTGAAAGGCAGCAGGTGGGGCACAGATGAAACAAAGTGAAAGGACAGAACGAGACAGGCCTGAGCTGATAATCACTGAAGCTAGGAGACGGCACACGCGAATCTCAAATGAATGTGAATTCCAACATGTGTGGAATTCATCATATCATCTTCTTGTGAATTTCTCTGAAAATTgtaacaaaaaataacaagtatGTAATAAATGCATAATTTAATAATagttttcaattcatttttcaattttatcaaGTATTCCTGAAAAATCAGGGGattaattgatgttttagaactccTAGGAAAGAGGTCATACAAGCATCCAGCAATTCAGGAAAGTACATATGACCCTTAAACAACACAAGTTTGAACACAGGGTCCACTTAAACATGGACCTTTTTTCAagagtaaatactacagtactaaaAGATACAGAACAGCTTTATGGAGGGCTGACAATAAAGTTAATTCTGACCATGCAGGGGGTCAACGGCTCCCAACCCCACATCATTAGAGGGCCAACTGTATTTCAACTTCTCCTTCATTCCATGTCCAGGTGCCCCTTTTCTTGAATTGCAGCTACTTAAAATGctaatcccttggactacaaaaagatccaaccagtccatcctaaaggagatcagtcctgagtgttcattcgaaggactgatgttgaagctgaaactccaatactttgaccacctgatgtgaagagctgactcatttgaaaagaccctgatgctgggagagattgaaggtgggggagaagggaacgacagagtatgagatggttgaatggcatcaccaactcaatagacatgagcttgagtaagctccaggagttggtgatggacagggaggcctggcgtgctgtggttcgtggggtcacaaagagtcagacacgactgagcgactgaactgaactgaactaaagacaTCTTCAAAATCAGTAGAGTGACTGGTTTTGAAAACCAGAGAGAGATTTTTACCTAGCAGTTGTTGAAACAGCATGATAAAGATGTCCTTTATCTCAGGGCAAAAACTTGTATCAAGTGAAACCAAGCAGGCTGAAACCCATCTGAGGTCAAACAGCTGGTTCCCAGTGGGCGGAAACTCTGACTCTGACCCCTACATTCTCCTTATATCAAACTGCCCCTTAGAGTTCTAAGACAGGCTAAATAGAAATGATCATTTAACTTCTTTAACTATACAAACTTTCAGTAAGAGCAGAGGCCcataaagaaacacaaactgaagAATTCCTTTGAAAGGAAACTGCTGTCACTCTTATCAACAAAAGTATAACAGAAGTACATCATGCCTATTATCACTGCACATTCTAGGGTAAAGACCTGGCATGttgtacagaaaaagaaaaagaaatctcatttttgttttaagctTCATCCTTGTATTCAGAACCCAGTGGTGTTAAGACAGCATTAAGAACCTGAGGATTTAAGTCTCTATACTGCTTATCACTGGGAAATGCAATGTGAAAAGCCAAATTTTCTATCATTCCCTGTCCTCAGAAATATAGGCTCAGCAGAGTGAAGAAAGAGTCTACAATGCCAGAGAATGGGGTCAACTACACACAGGATAGTTCCTATAAACACTGCAATTCTGAGACACGGCTAAGAGCCCTATTGAAAGCTATAATTTGAAGAGAGTGGACTTACGTAATCGCAACATTGCTTCCATCTATAACAATGTGCTTCAAATCCGTCCTCCCtggttcattttttaattccagcttgtaGGGCACTTTCAGAGTATCTCGAAATCTTTGAACCCCCGTAACTGAGCAATCAATATGCTCAGAAGGTCCCGCCAACCTAGCATCAGTAACTGAAGGTAACAGCTGGGAGAGCGGCATCGGTGGAGAAAGGGGTGGACAGCCGGGCTTAGACTGAGGAGAGCTACAACACCTGGAGCGGTTTTCACAGGCAGACTTCATACTATTTGGAAGCAAAGGTTCTGCTTGCTGCTGCAAACCATTTTCAGGAAAAACCGGAATTCTGGGCTGGTGACTTGAAGCTCCTCTTGAAACAAAACTGACAACTTCTTTGGGACTTGAAGGGACAACAGCGGGTACAGGGCCATCGGTCTCAAGGTCTATGTTACAAATGTAGTTCTGATTTGAACTCCAGATTTCTTGTTTCTGTTCTACTGGCACTGTTCTGAAAGTATTAATTTTGCAATTTGAGGTACATGGTTTTGATTCAACTCTGAATGGTAACTGAGAAAAATTTTCCACCATATTTTgctgtgtgtgagtttgtgttttctttggagtGGAATCTGCTGTAAGCTCATTTATGCTGCTACAGACACCTTTATTTTTGGTTCTGCTGGTCTCTGGATACACAGTACCAGGTGAAAGTTCTCTGTCTCCTTggaatcttttattttctttttcaatttcctcCAAGAGTAATAACGGTTCAGTAGATGGCCCATACTCCCTAATGACCTTTTCAACAATTTCTTGGGAATAGCCCATGGTTTTAAAAAAGTTCACGAGAATGTTGTACTCCATTTCCTCAGTAGTGTCTTTTACGTCTGGACTTAAATTTTCGGCCTCAGTAGAAGAATCAGAGACGTCAATGATTACACTTCCAGCTAATGTCTTACCATCATGTAGAAGCTCTCCCTCTtcaacattttccaaagaaaactgtTTCTTGGTATGCCTTTCTTCAGAATCAGAAAACCTCCTCTTGTGACAAACTCTGTCTTTGGAAAGTGCCTCTTCATCTGGGGTTACACCATTTATTGGAACAAAAAGTACATCTTGTGAACTAGAAAAGACTGTGTCCATTTGTTTTGTGAGCTCAGAAACGGGAGTCCCCGCtttatttcttgcatcttcctgCAAAACAATTTCATCTCTGGAAATAGTCAGCCCTGTGGCAGCATTCTGTGTAAACTCTGCTTGTGCAGAATCTCTAATTTCAACAACATCATCATCTCCTGTTTCAAATAGATTCTCCTCACCTTGGGTGAGTGCCAAGAGTTCTTTTTTCAAGGAAGTGGGTAAAATTAACAAATCCATTGTGTAACTGTCTGCACGGGCTTCAACGAATTGTTTAAATTCCCTTTTTACCTCTGATTCTTTCTGGCTGTTGGGTAGGTTCTCATTATTCTCAAAGAGCTTTACAAACTGCTGAATGTGACTCCGAGCCATGACCACAGCTTCGGCACTTCCCCTGATGCCAAGGAGACCGATGTCGAGAATGCAGAGATCGGCACAGGTGTCCTGAATCAAGCTCTTCAGAAACAGGCTCTGTGCCCCAACAAAAATGCAGTGCATGGCCTTGGGATAACATTCTCTTTCTTCTAGTTCAGGTTCACAGATTCCTTTAATATATTCCTGTAAAGAGAAGATAAGAAATTAGATCAATTTATAAAACCACTTTACAGCACATATTATGTTACATACAAAATACAAATACCAAACCTTACAAAAGTCAAAAGCCTGCTaatatctttgaaaaaaataccatgtttttaaaataaaagatataagcTGTTTAATTGTTTTCAGAGGAACTGAAAACTCTGCATTTAAGCGTAAAAGGCAGGTATTTGTAACATTTTCAATAGTGTATCTTGCAATGCAATCTTTAGGAGTTTGCCCAGCTGCACAGTTGATAATGACCAAGACTGGATTTATTTACGCCTATAAAGAATAAACATCTTTGCTTGCTACAAGCTGTCATTTATTACTACTATGACATAATTCAGAAAGGAGTTAAGTCAAAGGATTTACTCTAAAACAAACCTTGGCTTTTTCTTTGCGACTATTGTTTCCAGATAAAACAGACTGATTTTTGAAGGCATTTAAAACAAGATCAGtttaacaacaaaaatttttCTAGCTGGCTGGAACAATGTATATACCCTATGTAATTTTATGTCTGTTTTCTGTCATTATTAGATGTAGATCTAAATATAAAGAACCAGAGAATGCTGACTAGTACCACCATTCTCAGATATAAAGCTATAGTTTCTAGTGAAATCTGGTACTGAAAGAGGCCTGTACGAGGTAAGAAAGGGAACTGGATTCTTGAGCAATTTGGTTGCCAGTGGAGGGAGAAGTGTGAATCAAGTAAACATGTGAGCCCTCAGACCCACAGTGGAACACAGTTGTTAGTAACTTGGGCACTGGAGTCAGTTCCCAGGCTCAAATTGCAGCCATACAACTGGTGACCTTGCTCAAGTTACCTAACCCCTCTCAGCCTGGTTTCTGCAActatgaaagaaagagagagagagagactagtGCAATTTCAGAGGTCTGTGAAGAAATTCAATTTAATAATGAATGTAAAGTTCTAACAACAGGGTGTCATAAGTGCTTTCCAAACAGTAAAAACACTGTTACTTTAAATTACCAGTGAAAGCTTTCTGGACAGACAGCCTGGGGATACCCAATCTAAACTTTAAACTAAAATTAGATTGGTGTTATCCAAAATGATGCCATTTAAAAGTTCAATCTATGTAGTTATGAGGCTTTACAAACCGGCACCTACCATGTATACGTGTTACCACGGCCACATAACTTCtcctataatttatatacaaatgtgTACATATTCCATGCTTAAACAATTAGAATACAAAATTCCTGATGAGGAGATGAAACATAAGGAATACAAGGGAAACAACAAGGGGAAAAGCTCGACCCAAGTAGTATAATGTTCAGTCGTGAGTTCTGTACTTCCTTAGGCTCCTTTGGATAAGCCTGGAATATTTGTGGGCTTGTtagtaaagaataaaaatagctgatgctggacagaggagccttaaaaaaaaaaaagaacaatttattAGAGCTACttttgtgagagctggactataaagaaagctgagtgctgaagtattgatgcttttgaagtgtggcgctggagaagattcttgagagtcccttggactgcaaggagatcaaaccagtccatcctaaaggagatcagtcctgaatattcattggaaggactgatgctgaagctgaagctccactactttggctacctgatgtgaagagctgactccttggaaaagactctgatgctgggaaagattgaaggcgggaggagaaggggacgacagaagatgagatggttggatggcatgaccgactcaatggacatgagtttgagtaaaccccgggagttggcgatggacagggaggcctggcgtcctgaagtccatgaggttgcaaggagtcggacacaactaagtgactgaactgacttttgTACCATGGTAATTGTGTTAAACACAAAATACAGTTATCAACTGTCCTTTTTCCCTAGATGTACAAGCAGTGTTAAATATTAATGTGAGCGTCTTTTTAAGATTTCCAAATGGGCAACATTTTACTATCACTTGTTTGAACTTATGTTGCACGTAGACTGTGGtctgaagtttttattttgaaattgcaaagataactttattttgaaattgcAGAGGAAGTTGTAAAGATAGTACATACAAGTTCTGTGTACTCTTTACCCAGTTTTCTCCAATTATTACATAATACATATTAATAACTGCAGTACAAAATCAAAACCAGGACATTTACATTTATACAGTGAGTGCATATAGTTCTATGCCATTTTATCACAagtattgctgttcagtcactcagttatgtctgactctttgcaatcccatagactgcagcacgccaggcttccctgtccttcactatctcccagagtttgctcaaactcatgtccattgagtcagtgacgtcatttaaccatctcatcccctgtcatcaccttctcctcctgcctttaacctttcccagcatcagggtttttccccctattgggtcagctcttcacatcaggtggccaaagtattggagcttcagcttcagcatcagtccttccaatgaatatttgagactgacttcctttaggtttgatctccttgcagtccaagggactgtcaagagtcttctccaacaccacagtttgaaagcatcaattctttggcactcagccgtctttatggtccaactctcatatccatacacgactagtagaaaaaccatagctttgactatacggacctttgtcagctaagtaatgtctctgctttttaatccactgtctaggtttgtcacagcttttcctccaaggaataagcgtcttttaattcacaAGTATAGATTTCATGAAAACACCACttcaatcaagatacagaattaTCACTACAAAGATTTCCTTCATGTTATCCTTTCATAATCACACTTTACTGTACTTCCATCTACTATCCCTACCCTTGGCAACCATTAATCTGTGATTTTGAGAACGTTATATAAAGACTTACACCATATGTGACTTTTgagactggcttttttcactcaatGTAACACTTTAAAATCCATCCAAGTTGGTGCATGTACCACCAGTTCATTTCTTGTTACCACTGAGTACTACTCTACAACATGGATTATTTACTTGGTTGCATCGAGTCTCAGCCGTGGGACATGGGATCGTCATGTCACGTGGGATCTTTTGCTTCAGGCGGCACACAGACTCTTCTAGTTGGCGTATgcagggcttagctgctctgttgacctcccctgcattgcaaggcagattcttaactaacggaccaccagggaagtcctcttaacTAGTTTTCTAATCATCTGTCTATTGAGGGACATTTCAGTTACTCCTAtttggggctattacaaataaagatgCTCTGAACAATCATGTACAGGTTTTAATGTGGacctacattttcatttctctgaaataaCGCCCAGGAGTGCAACTGTTGGGTGGTATGGTAAGTACATGTTTAGTTTTACAAGGAACTGCCAAAGTATGTTCCAGAACGACTAAACCATTTTATGTTCCTATTAGCAATGTATAAAAGATCCACTTTCTCTGCATCCTTCCCAGAATTTGATATTGCCActagcttttgttttaaaaatgctagTAAGAGTTTTTCCCATGTagttcagttagtaaagaatctgcctgcaacgcaggcaagctgggttcgatccctggatcgggaagattcccttgaggagggcatggcaacccactccagtattctcacctggagaatcccatggacagaggagcctggcagtctacagtccatggggtcccaaagagtcggacacaacttagcaactagaccAAACCAGTAAGAGTGCAGTGTATCTCATCATGGTCTTTGCCATTTCCCTAGTGGcaagtgatgttgaacattttgcATATTCTGTTTACCATCTATAGTCCCTCTTGGGTGAAGTGTTTGCTCATTTCTTTTAGTTCACTTTCTAAAAATGGACTGTGTAGATTTTACTATTGAACTTTGAAAGTTCTTCATGTATTCTAGACATGAATATTTTGTGAAGTACGAGGCTGGCATTTTTCTCTCCtatagcttgtgtttcatcctcTTAACAGGATCTTTTGTGACGGGAAACATTTTTCATATTAATGAAGTCCGTTTATTGGTTTTTTCCATTACCAAGCCTTAGGTCCCAAAGACTTCTTGTGTGTTAGCATCTgaaagttttacatttaaatccaGAATCCATTTAGAGTTAATTTTAGTATCAAATGCAAGGTTTAAGCCAAGGTTCATGTTTTTGGTTGTGGATATCTAGCTGCTCTAGCATCATTTCCTGAGAAGACTATCTTTTCTCTGTTAAGTTGCTTTTGTGTGTTCGTCAAATATCAGCTGGCCATACTTGTGTGGGGCTATTTCTGGGTTCCCAATTCTGTTCCATCAACTTATGAATTTATCCCTTCACCAACATCGCACCAATACCACACAGTATCAACTACTGTAATTATACAATGTCTTCAAATTGGGTAGTGACTGCTcccacatttttcttcttttaaaagttattttcagcTATTCTActtcctttgcctttccatatCAAATTTTAACTTAATCTTATTTAGCAATTATGTTCAATTTGCACTTTGAGGATAAATTACATCTGTAGACTCTTGCATGAACATGCTGTCTCTTCATTTCTCTagatctttgctttctttcatcagtgtttcatagttttgAGCATACAAGTCCTATACATGTTTTGTGAGGTTTACACCCAAGCTTTTCATGTTTTTGAGTAACTGAACATGGCACTGCATTTTAATTTTGGTTGCTATGTGTTCACTGCTAATAAACAGGACCATATATCCTGTGACCCTGCTGATCCGATTTCTAATTCCAGGAGTTTTCTATattccctggggttttccagtTAGACAGTTAcatcatttagatttttttttttttctcatctatatGCCTTTTACTTTCCTACCTTGCTGTCCTAGCTAGAACTTTCAGCGCTGTGCCAAAGAGCAGTAATGAGAGGTGGCGTGCTTCTTTTGATCACAATCTATAAAGAAAACATGCAGTCTTTCACCACTAAGTTAGATTTTTGTACATATTCTTTATCATATTAAggactgttgctgttcagttgctaagttgtgtctgacactctttgatcccatggactgcagcacaccaggcttccctgtccttcactgtcttccagtttgcataaattcacgtccattgagctggtgatgccatttaaccatttcattctctgccgtcctcttctccttttgccttcaatctttcctatagtcagggtcttttccaatgtcagctCTTTGaagcaggtggccaaaatactggagcttcagcatcagaccttccaatgagaattcagggttgatttcctttaggattgactgatttgatctccttgcagtccaagggactctcaagagtcttctccagcaccacaattcaaaagtgtcaattcttcggcactcagccttctttatggtgttCCGTAcgcgactactggaaaaaccacagctttgactagagggacttgtgttggcaaagtgatgtccctgctttttaaaacactgtctacatttgtcatagctttccttccaacgatcaagtgccttttaattccatggctgtagtcaccatccacagtgattttggagcctaagaaagtaaaatctgtcactatttgtACTTttcaccccatctatttgccatgaagtgctgggaccagatggtatcatcttatttttctgaatgttgagttttaaaccagttttttcactctcctcttttgccctcATCAGGAGgcacttcagtttctcttcactttctgccattagagtagtaccATCTGCATATgcgaggttgctgatatttctcccagcaatagtGATTCCaccttgtggttcatccagcccagcatgttgtgtgatatactctgcatagaagttaaataagcagggtaataatTACAGCTTTGTTGTAtatctttcccaatttggaaccagtcagttgttccatgtagggttctaactgttgcttcttgacctgcatcaaGTTTcaaaggaggcaggtaaggtgatctgggattccatctctttcagaattttctacagtttgttgtgatacacagagTCAAAAACTTTAGgggagtcaatgaagcagatgtttctctgcaattcccttgctttctctatgatccagcgaatgttggtaatttgatctctgactcctctgccttttctaaatccagcctatacatctggaagttctcagttcatgtattgttgaagcctagcttgaaggattttgagcataaccttactagcatgcgaAGTGAGCGCAACTCTACaatagaacattctttggcattgcccttctttgggattggaatgaaaactgtccttttccatttctgtggccactgctgagttttccaaatttgctggtatgttgagtgcagcaatttaacAGAATCTTTttggattagaaatagctcatctggaattccattatctccactagctttgtttgtaattatgcttcctaaggccctcttgatgTCATACTCCAGGTCTGGCTCTATCTGACcaaccacaccatcatggttatcctagtcattaagacctttcttgtacagtttctctgtgtattcttgccacctcttctttttcttggggacagtTTTAGTCATCACCTCCTGTATAATgctacaaacctctgtccatagttctcaggcactctgtctactagACCTAATCcgttgaatctattcatcacctccactgtataatctgtGGTGCCATCTGCTCCTGGGCAGCAGATTGGTCCTAAAGCAGCGAGCGGCAGTGAAGAGGTGAGGTGCCCTCTGCTGCTGGGGAGCAGAATGGCCCAAGGTGGCCAGCAGCAGTTGTGGGGCTGGGGAGCCCTCTGCTCCTGGGCGTCCTCCAATATTGGCTCCAGCCTTCTCAGGATCCCTTCCCAGCGACTCCAGCAGGGCCTCTGCCTCGGCCCCTAGGTGGCACACTGACCAACACTGAATGGCCAGTGAAGGTTTACACACTCAATAAGGCAGTGGGACAACCAGTGTGCCAGGCATGCCATCTAGCTACGTGGAGTAGCTAAAAGGCATGTCCCTGCTAGTCAGGGCCTgataaaacgtggtccactggagaaggaaatggcaaccacttcagtattcttgccttaaaacCCTATGAagagcatgaaaaggcaaaaagatacgacactgaaagatgaactccccaggttggtaggtgtccaatatgctactggacgaACCTGCTGGGGAAGAGCAAGAAAACAGCTCCAAAAACAAttaagaggctgagccaaagcgatgacaatgcccagctgtggatgtgtttggtggtgaaagtaaaagtttGATGTAaagaacctagaatgttaggtccatgaatcaaggtaaattggaagtggtcaaacagaatacggcaagagtgaacatcaatattttatgaatcagtgaactaaaatggacaggaatgagcaaatttaattcagataactattatatctattactgtgcataagaatcacttagaagaaatgaactAACTcttataatcaacaaaagagtccaaaatccagttcctggatgcaatctcaaaaacaacagaatgatctcagttcatttccaatggaaaccattcaacatcacagtaatccaagtctatcccctaaccagtaatgccaaagaagctgaagttgaacaattctctgagacctacaagacctcctagatctagcaccaaaaaaaaaagatatccttttcatcatggaggactggaatacaaaagtaggaagtcaagagacacctggaataacaggcatatttggccttggagttacaaaatgaagcaggtcaaaggctaacagttttgccaacagaacgcaccggtcatagcaaacaccctcttccaataacacaagagacgattctacacatggacatcaccagatgatcaataccaaaatcagactgattatattttttgcagccaaagatggagaagctctatacagtcagcaaaaataagacctggagttgattgtggctcagattatcagctccctattgcaaaatttaggctcaaattgaagaagtagggaataccactaggccattcaggtatggcctaaatcaaatcccttatgattattcggtggaggtaacaaatagattcaagggactagacgtggtagacagagtgctgaagaattatggatggaggtttgtaccactgtacaggaggtggtgactaaaaccatcccaagaaaaagaaatgcaagaaggtcaAGTGGTtttctaaggaggccttacaaatagttgagaaaagaagaaaagtgaaaggcaaaggagaaagggaaagatatactcaattgaatgcagagttccagagaatagcaaaaagagataaaaaaagaCTTCcgtgaacaaagcaaagaaatagagggaaacaatagaatgggaaagactagagatctcttcaagaaaactggagatactcaggaaacagttcatgcaaagatcagcacgataaaggacagaaatacgGCAAGGACCTGAGAAAGgcaaaagacattaagaaaaggtggcaagaatacacagaagaaactgtacaaaaaagatcttaacgaaccagataaccacaatggtgtgatcactcacctagagccagacatcctggaatgtgaagtcaagtgggccttaggaagcctcacaaagaacaaagctcatggagatgatggaattccagctgagctatttctaatcccaaaagatgatgctgttaatgtgctgcactcaatatatcaaaaaatttggaaaactccgcagtggccacaggactagaaaaggtcagctttcattcaaatcccaaagaaggacaatgccaaagattgttcaaactaccgcacaactgtgCTCATTCCACATGCTagaaggtaatgctcaaaatccttcaagctaggcttcaacaatacatgaaccaagaacttccagatgtacgagttggatttagaaaaggcagggtaAGCAGATCAAACTCCCAAtaccactggatcacagaaaaagcaaggaaattccaaacAAAATCTACTTTCGCCTCACTGACTATGCTACagtctttgactctgtggattgcaacaaactgtggaaaattctgaaagagatgggaataccaaaccaccttacctgcctcctgagaaacctgtatgcaggtcaaaaagcaacagttagaactggacatggaacaatgaattCATTCAAAAtcgagaggagtacatcaagactgtatattgtcaccctgcttacttaacttctatgtagaTACATCATGCAAATGcaggactgaatgaagcacaaactggaatcaagattgctgggagaaagatcaacaacctcagatacagagATGATACCACattaatggtagaaagtgaggaggaactaaagagcctcttgatgaaggtaaaagatgagtgtgcaaaagctggcttaaaactcaacattcaaaaaactaggtcatgtcatctagtcccatcacttcatggcaaacatattggggaaaaga carries:
- the N4BP1 gene encoding NEDD4-binding protein 1 isoform X1, whose amino-acid sequence is MAARAVLDEFTAPAEKAALLERSRGRIEGLFGVSLAVLGALGAEEPLPARIWLQLRGAQEAVHSAKQLRPSFLEYIKGICEPELEERECYPKAMHCIFVGAQSLFLKSLIQDTCADLCILDIGLLGIRGSAEAVVMARSHIQQFVKLFENNENLPNSQKESEVKREFKQFVEARADSYTMDLLILPTSLKKELLALTQGEENLFETGDDDVVEIRDSAQAEFTQNAATGLTISRDEIVLQEDARNKAGTPVSELTKQMDTVFSSSQDVLFVPINGVTPDEEALSKDRVCHKRRFSDSEERHTKKQFSLENVEEGELLHDGKTLAGSVIIDVSDSSTEAENLSPDVKDTTEEMEYNILVNFFKTMGYSQEIVEKVIREYGPSTEPLLLLEEIEKENKRFQGDRELSPGTVYPETSRTKNKGVCSSINELTADSTPKKTQTHTQQNMVENFSQLPFRVESKPCTSNCKINTFRTVPVEQKQEIWSSNQNYICNIDLETDGPVPAVVPSSPKEVVSFVSRGASSHQPRIPVFPENGLQQQAEPLLPNSMKSACENRSRCCSSPQSKPGCPPLSPPMPLSQLLPSVTDARLAGPSEHIDCSVTGVQRFRDTLKVPYKLELKNEPGRTDLKHIVIDGSNVAITHGLKKFFSCRGIAIAVEYFWKLGNRNITVFVPQWRTRRDPNVTEQHFLTQLQELGILSLTPARMVFGERIASHDDRFLLHLADKTGGIIVTNDNFREFVTESVSWREIITKRLLQYTFVGDIFMVPDDPLGRSGPRLEEFLRKEVFLRDMQPLLNALPNVGMFDPSFRVPGAQAASTSHQPPTRIQGTPPSHWLPQQPRFPLLPNLSNIQQNLPMPAQRSPAETNELREALLKIFPDSEQKLKIDQILAAHPYMKDLNALSAMVLD
- the N4BP1 gene encoding NEDD4-binding protein 1 (The RefSeq protein has 1 substitution compared to this genomic sequence), whose amino-acid sequence is MAARAVLDEFTAPAEKAALLERSRGRIEGLFGVSLAVLGALGAEEPLPARIWLQLRGAQEAVHSAKEYIKGICEPELEERECYPKAMHCIFVGAQSLFLKSLIQDTCADLCILDIGLLGIRGSAEAVVMARSHIQQFVKLFENNENLPNSQKESEVKREFKQFVEARADSYTMDLLILPTSLKKELLALTQGEENLFETGDDDVVEIRDSAQAEFTQNAATGLTISRDEIVLQEDARNKAGTPVSELTKQMDTVFSSSQDVLFVPINGVTPDEEALSKDRVCHKRRFSDSEERHTKKQFSLENVEEGELLHDGKTLAGSVIIDVSDSSTEAENLSPDVKDTTEEMEYNILVNFFKTMGYSQEIVEKVIREYGPSTEPLLLLEEIEKENKRFQGDRELSPGTVYPETSRTKNKGVCSSINELTADSTPKKTQTHTQQNMVENFSQLPFRVESKPCTSNCKINTYRTVPVEQKQEIWSSNQNYICNIDLETDGPVPAVVPSSPKEVVSFVSRGASSHQPRIPVFPENGLQQQAEPLLPNSMKSACENRSRCCSSPQSKPGCPPLSPPMPLSQLLPSVTDARLAGPSEHIDCSVTGVQRFRDTLKVPYKLELKNEPGRTDLKHIVIDGSNVAITHGLKKFFSCRGIAIAVEYFWKLGNRNITVFVPQWRTRRDPNVTEQHFLTQLQELGILSLTPARMVFGERIASHDDRFLLHLADKTGGIIVTNDNFREFVTESVSWREIITKRLLQYTFVGDIFMVPDDPLGRSGPRLEEFLRKEVFLRDMQPLLNALPNVGMFDPSFRVPGAQAASTSHQPPTRIQGTPPSHWLPQQPRFPLLPNLSNIQQNLPMPAQRSPAETNELREALLKIFPDSEQKLKIDQILAAHPYMKDLNALSAMVLD